From Rutidosis leptorrhynchoides isolate AG116_Rl617_1_P2 chromosome 3, CSIRO_AGI_Rlap_v1, whole genome shotgun sequence, a single genomic window includes:
- the LOC139900707 gene encoding uncharacterized mitochondrial protein AtMg00810-like, which yields MAYLLLYFDDIVLATSNDKLRLCLISLLFHEFVLKDLGPLHSFLGINVTRFSTRIFLSQAAYADAIIQRAGLTGCNPVLTPVDTTRKLSSIQGRPFADSTEYRSLDGALQHLTFTRPDILYAVQHVCLHMHDPKEVHMNVLKRIIRYVQCTLSLGLHITRSSSSSLITYTDADLGRCPDTRRSTSGYCVYYGDNLISWSSKRQTTMSRSSAEAEYRRVANVVDESCWLRNLLLDLHCPIPKATLVFCDRVIVINRLYTFSFVSM from the coding sequence ATGGcttatcttctcttatattttgatgACATCGTTCTTGCCACTTCCAATGACAAGCTTCGATTGTGCCTCATATCCTTACTGTTCCATGAATTTGTTCTGAAAGACTTGGGCCCGTTACATTCTTTTTTGGGCATTAACGTCACTCGATTTTCAACTAGGATTTTCCTGAGTCAAGCCGCCTATGCAGATGCCATAATACAACGAGCAGGTTTAACTGGATGCAATCCAGTTTTGACCCCAGTGGACACGACTCGTAAGCTCAGTTCAATACAAGGTAGGCCCTTTGCTGATTCTACAGAATATAGAAGCCTGGATGGTGCATTGCAGCATCTTACTTTCACTAGACCTGACATTTTGTATGCGGTACAACATGTTTGTTTACATATGCATGATCCGAAGGAAGTTCACATGAATGTGTTGAAACGCATCATTCGTTATGTGCAATGTACTTTATCTCTCGGCTTACACATCACTCGATCCAGCTCTTCGAGTCTTATTACTTATACGGATGCAGATTTGGGTAGATGTCCCGACACTAGACGTTCCACCTCGGGTTATTGTGTATACTATGGTGATAACTTGATTTCCTGGTCTTCTAAACGCCAAACCACGATGTCTCGCTCTAGTGCTGAGGCTGAATATCGCAGAGTAGCAAATGTAGTTGATGAATCGTGTTGGCTTCGAAATCTACTTCTTGATTTACATTGTCCTATCCCAAAGGCTACTCTTGTTTTTTGTGATAGGGTTATAGTCATAAATAggttatatactttcagttttgtctcAATGTAG